One Capsicum annuum cultivar UCD-10X-F1 chromosome 2, UCD10Xv1.1, whole genome shotgun sequence genomic window carries:
- the LOC107861129 gene encoding gibberellin 2-beta-dioxygenase 1, translating into MVVLTQPLVENFSHIKTCKNNSTSSDHHDHTSNVIPVIDLLDPEANTLIIKACQEFGFFKVVNHGVPIETITKLENEAVKFFNLSQIEKDKASPANPFGYGNKRIGSNGDVGWVEYLLFTTNPQLTHNNSITIPGNSLLFRALVKEYVNAMRNMGCMVLEMIAEGLNIEQKNVLSRMLRDEKSDSCFRLNHYPPCPELLQTLSGRNLIGFGEHTDPQIISVVRSNNTSGLQISLKDGTWLSVPPDPYSFFINVGDSLQVMSNGRFRSVRHRVVADSLRARVSMIYFGGPPLSEKIAPLSCLMEEPDEQILYNEFTWSEYKMSAYKTRLGDNRLSLFERKPSHDQRQYGQM; encoded by the exons ATGGTTGTTTTAACTCAGCCACTTGTAGAAAATTTTTCTCACATTAAAACATGCAAGAATAACAGCACTAGTAGTGATCATCATGATCATACTAGTAATGTTATTCCAGTGATAGACTTATTAGACCCTGAAGCCAACACTCTTATTATAAAAGCTTGTCAAGAATTTGGATTCTTTAAGGTGGTGAATCATGGTGTCCCTATTGAGACTATTACCAAATTAGAAAATGAAGCTGTTAAGTTCTTCAATTTGTCACAAATTGAGAAAGACAAAGCTAGCCCTGCTAACCCTTTTGGCTATGGTAACAAAAGAATTGGCTCtaatggtgatgttggttgggTTGAGTATTTGCTCTTCACAACTAACCCTCAACTCACTCACAACAATTCCATTACTATTCCTGGAAATTCTCTTCTTTTTCG GGCACTTGTTAAAGAGTATGTAAATGCAATGAGAAACATGGGATGCATGGTACTGGAAATGATAGCAGAAGGGCTGAATATAGAACAAAAGAATGTGCTAAGTAGGATGCTAAGGGATGAGAAAAGTGACTCATGTTTTAGGTTAAATCACTATCCACCATGCCCAGAGTTGCTTCAAACATTGAGTGGTAGAAATTTGATTGGATTTGGAGAACACACAGACCCACAAATAATATCAGTTGTTAGGTCAAACAACACAAGTGGCCTCCAAATCTCTCTCAAAGATGGGACATGGCTCTCAGTCCCTCCTGATCCCTACTCCTTTTTCATCAATGTTGGTGACTCCTTGCAG GTAATGAGTAATGGAAGGTTTAGGAGTGTGCGGCACAGAGTGGTGGCAGATAGTTTGAGAGCCAGGGTGTCCATGATTTATTTTGGAGGGCCACCTCTGAGTGAAAAGATAGCACCTTTATCATGTTTAATGGAGGAACCTGATGAGCAAATTCTCTACAATGAATTCACATGGTCTGAATACAAGATGTCAGCTTACAAGACAAGGCTTGGTGATAATAGGTTGTCCCTCTTTGAAAGAAAACCAAGCCATGATCAACGACAATATGGTCAAATGTAA
- the LOC124896242 gene encoding uncharacterized protein LOC124896242: MRLQGNQLGKHLEELLNFANWILAIVDGNIGSSIDGIETIQIPDDLIIKDCVDPILAIVETILAPTLDMAESINDFMISLNHNPERTYLSSDTVCMSDHSFTTLEHVHTPEFLNSIKCSRIPNHLITLKVGVLVMLLRNIDQSSGLCNGTRLIITRIESQVIEAKVLSGKKAGEKVFIPRMSLTPSDARIPYKF; the protein is encoded by the exons ATGAGATTACAAGGAAATCAATTAGGCAAACATTTGGAAGAGTTACTAAACTTTGCCAATTGGATTTTGGCAATCGTTGATGGAAACATTGGAAGCTCCATTGATGGAATTGAGACTATTCAAATCCCTGATGATCTTATCATTAAGGATTGTGTCGATCCAATATTGGCAATTGTAGAGA CAATTCTTGCTCCGACTCTAGACATGGCAGAGTCGATCAATGATTTTATGATATCACTTAATCATAATCCTGAGAGGACATATCTTAGTTCTGATACAGTTTGCATGTCTGATCATTCTTTTACAACATTGGAGCATGTGCACACACCAGAATTTCTTAACAGTATCAAGTGTTCTAGAATTCCAAATCACTTAATCACATTAAAGGTAGGTGTACTGGTAATGTTATTGAGAAACATAGATCAATCATCAGGGTTGTGTAATGGGACGAGGCTGATCATCACAAGAATTGAAAGTCAAGTTATAGAAGCTAAGGTTTTGTCAGGCAAAAAGGCCGGTGAAAAGGtgtttattccaagaatgagtTTGACACCATCTGATGCGAGAATACCTTATAAATTCTAG